From Virgibacillus ihumii, the proteins below share one genomic window:
- a CDS encoding ribonucleotide-diphosphate reductase subunit beta, which translates to MSKALLEKAKTLEPLNPNKSTALFGGESSGILNWNNIAYPHWYKLYKRLIGNYWQADEINMSADVKQFSDLTESERDAYLKVIGLLSTLDAPQTRTALLISLYATDPSVQSIMAVIAQQEAVHNESYSYVLSSVVSLDEQNMAFELGRQDSVLLKRNERLTQQYNAFVENPSIENLLKTLVYTALLEGMFFYSGFAFFYNLARQNKMVGTSTMISYINRDELEHGRFISELFRAVLAENPELNNADFCEWVYGQFRQSVELEVEWSNYVLADVDGIDSDEMTGYVKYRANKMLRMMGLDEVYPDFTDNPMKWIRAYVDNFDGTKTDFFEQKSRQYTKTSDLNGFDDL; encoded by the coding sequence ATGTCAAAAGCCTTGCTTGAAAAAGCGAAGACATTGGAGCCGTTAAATCCGAATAAATCAACAGCATTGTTTGGCGGAGAGTCAAGCGGAATTCTGAACTGGAATAATATTGCTTATCCGCATTGGTATAAATTATATAAGCGGCTGATCGGTAATTACTGGCAAGCTGATGAAATCAACATGTCAGCCGACGTGAAGCAATTTTCCGATCTGACGGAGAGTGAACGTGACGCTTACTTGAAAGTGATTGGCTTACTGTCGACGTTGGATGCACCACAAACCAGGACGGCGCTCTTAATCTCTCTGTACGCGACAGATCCGTCCGTGCAGTCGATCATGGCAGTCATCGCGCAGCAGGAAGCGGTGCATAATGAAAGCTATTCGTATGTGCTGTCATCGGTCGTATCATTGGATGAGCAAAATATGGCGTTCGAGCTTGGGCGACAGGATTCAGTGCTGCTGAAGCGGAATGAGCGGCTGACACAACAGTACAACGCTTTTGTGGAGAATCCGTCCATTGAAAACCTGCTGAAAACATTGGTCTATACTGCACTGTTGGAGGGGATGTTTTTTTATTCCGGGTTTGCATTTTTTTACAACCTTGCCCGGCAAAATAAAATGGTCGGTACGTCGACAATGATCAGCTATATCAACCGGGATGAGCTGGAGCATGGGCGCTTTATTTCCGAGCTGTTTCGAGCTGTTTTGGCAGAAAATCCGGAACTGAATAATGCTGATTTTTGCGAATGGGTTTACGGGCAGTTTCGCCAATCGGTCGAACTGGAGGTGGAATGGTCGAATTACGTTCTGGCGGATGTTGACGGTATTGATTCGGATGAAATGACAGGATACGTCAAATACCGGGCGAATAAGATGCTGCGGATGATGGGGCTGGATGAAGTTTATCCTGATTTCACCGACAACCCGATGAAGTGGATTCGCGCATATGTCGATAATTTTGACGGAACAAAAACCGACTTTTTCGAACAAAAATCTCGCCAGTACACAAAAACGAGCGATTTGAATGGATTTGACGATTTGTAG
- a CDS encoding flavodoxin: MRSVIAYLSYSGNTKEVAELIEEHLLRDGMAVDLHRIGLDPPIDASRYDCIFVGTFTWDKGSTPDEVKDFVLEVGYKPDRIAVFGTGDTQFGGDELFCRAVDKLAFFYGSSWPGLKIEQSPRGSQEQRVENWIEGVLHDVKSLA, translated from the coding sequence TTGAGAAGTGTGATTGCATATTTATCGTACAGTGGAAACACGAAGGAAGTGGCGGAGCTGATAGAGGAGCACTTGCTGCGGGATGGCATGGCAGTTGATTTACACCGGATTGGCCTTGATCCGCCGATAGATGCTTCCCGCTATGACTGTATTTTTGTCGGAACGTTTACATGGGACAAGGGATCGACCCCGGATGAAGTGAAGGATTTTGTTCTGGAGGTTGGTTATAAACCTGACCGTATCGCAGTGTTTGGCACCGGAGACACACAATTTGGCGGGGACGAGCTGTTTTGCCGTGCAGTCGATAAGCTGGCTTTCTTTTATGGGAGCAGCTGGCCGGGGCTGAAAATCGAGCAATCACCACGTGGCTCACAGGAACAACGTGTGGAAAATTGGATCGAAGGAGTGTTACATGATGTCAAAAGCCTTGCTTGA
- a CDS encoding MerR family transcriptional regulator: protein MHIKEVAKQLNTTSRSIRYYEQKGLISPKKEANNDYRTFSETDILRLSTILALREVGMSLEKIKHVLHNPNMSMNDYLNVQRSALFEKWMEMKDMIGTIDKMIAQTADGQYSATEIFELSQHLKNLKGLRKNWEDKWNFDKQADGYDQNIKMAGYRFNVHQDYEKALSKAADMVRLENNDICADIGVGTGNLGARFLHQGVNVIGIDQSEGMLKVCREKHPDIETRKGHFLALPLMDQQANSVVSSYALHHLPDSEKLLALEEMSRVLTDNGQICIVDLMFQDEAHRSQVINRFRVERNTEAIYAIDDEFYADQSKLTNWLEENDFSVKTHRFNDILSMIYAVKN from the coding sequence ATGCATATTAAAGAAGTCGCAAAACAACTCAACACAACATCACGATCGATTCGTTACTATGAACAGAAAGGATTGATTTCACCGAAAAAAGAAGCAAACAATGATTATCGCACATTTTCAGAAACAGACATTCTCCGCCTAAGTACTATTCTTGCATTGCGGGAAGTCGGCATGTCGCTGGAAAAAATCAAACACGTTCTGCACAACCCAAACATGAGCATGAACGATTATTTAAATGTACAGCGGTCAGCATTGTTTGAAAAGTGGATGGAAATGAAAGATATGATTGGGACAATTGATAAAATGATCGCACAAACAGCGGACGGCCAATATTCTGCAACCGAAATATTCGAACTGTCACAGCACCTGAAAAATTTAAAAGGATTGCGGAAAAATTGGGAGGACAAGTGGAATTTTGACAAGCAGGCTGACGGTTATGACCAGAATATTAAAATGGCGGGATATCGTTTCAATGTGCATCAGGATTATGAAAAGGCTCTTTCCAAAGCCGCTGATATGGTTCGGTTGGAAAACAATGACATATGTGCTGATATTGGCGTTGGAACCGGTAATCTGGGCGCACGTTTTCTTCATCAGGGGGTAAATGTAATCGGAATTGACCAGTCAGAGGGAATGCTGAAAGTTTGTCGTGAAAAACACCCCGATATCGAAACACGAAAAGGACATTTTCTTGCACTGCCGCTAATGGATCAACAAGCCAATTCTGTCGTATCAAGCTATGCGCTGCACCACCTCCCCGATTCGGAAAAACTTTTGGCATTGGAGGAAATGTCCCGGGTGCTTACGGATAATGGACAAATCTGTATTGTGGATTTGATGTTCCAAGATGAAGCGCACCGCAGTCAGGTCATCAACCGGTTTCGTGTTGAGAGAAATACCGAGGCCATCTATGCAATTGATGATGAATTTTATGCAGATCAGTCGAAGTTAACCAATTGGCTTGAAGAAAATGATTTTAGTGTGAAGACTCACCGGTTCAATGATATATTGAGTATGATTTACGCGGTTAAAAATTAA
- a CDS encoding GbsR/MarR family transcriptional regulator has protein sequence MANKEGKLDEIKDQFIEKIADNMHSFGVATSVGRVLGIIYMHGAPMTLDELSAETGMSKTRMSQVVREMMELNIAEKVFKKGVRKDLYQVEQDYFQTFISLFTSNWQKAISKSRNFENRLYRQLDNLQQKDKLTDEDEAAVNEILEEIHEWTSYYDWIRRLTEFFESGEIFKHVPRTVEKE, from the coding sequence TTGGCTAATAAAGAAGGAAAATTAGATGAAATAAAAGACCAGTTTATTGAAAAAATTGCGGATAACATGCATTCGTTTGGTGTTGCTACAAGTGTCGGGCGTGTGCTTGGCATTATTTATATGCATGGAGCTCCGATGACGCTGGACGAACTTTCTGCGGAGACGGGGATGAGCAAGACAAGAATGAGTCAGGTTGTCCGGGAAATGATGGAATTGAATATTGCTGAAAAGGTTTTTAAAAAAGGCGTTCGTAAAGACTTATATCAGGTTGAACAGGATTATTTCCAGACATTCATATCGCTATTTACATCAAATTGGCAAAAAGCAATCAGTAAAAGCAGGAATTTTGAAAACAGACTGTACCGACAGCTTGATAATCTGCAGCAAAAAGATAAGTTGACAGATGAGGATGAAGCAGCAGTTAATGAAATATTGGAAGAGATTCATGAATGGACTTCTTATTATGATTGGATTCGCCGTTTAACTGAATTTTTTGAGAGCGGAGAGATTTTTAAGCATGTACCAAGGACGGTTGAAAAGGAGTAG
- a CDS encoding BCCT family transporter: MNTKLIDWPTFIGALCLLLLVTIPLIMYPDAGKEFVNMANDFMTGHFGVLYLLTGLAAFAFLIFVAFSKNGQVKLGDAEDEKEFGTFSWAAMLFAAGIGSSILYWGMIEWAYYYQGPPFGIEAGSKQAVEWASSYGIFHWGPIAWAIYTLPALPIAYFYYVRKKPVLKISEASRPVLGRLVDGPVGVIVDVLFMFGLMGGAGTTLALGTPMIAQGVNDITGIPVTLGMKAVIMLVCTAIFAVSAYSGIRRGIKILSDINLWLAIFVLLFIFVFGPTLFISETTFTSIGLIMDNFFKMATWLEPFANLSGFHETGFPEAWTIFYWAWWVVYAPFVGLFVARISRGRTIREMVLGTMIYGTIGCILFFGIMGNFGLYLQLTGSFDVIGFMNENGAPAAIIAILHQLPMANVMVALFTVLAIIFLATTFDSSSYILAAVVQKEVRNEPLRWNRLFWAFTLCLLPLVLMFVGDLETLQTASIVAGFPVIFIMGLLAWSFMKASNSDIRESKDYEPPTIHINRREILERIRRRKETKRKRSALEAMQDKNIED, from the coding sequence ATGAATACCAAATTAATCGATTGGCCTACATTTATAGGAGCCCTGTGTCTGCTGCTCCTCGTTACTATTCCACTGATTATGTATCCTGATGCAGGTAAAGAATTCGTTAATATGGCAAACGATTTTATGACTGGGCATTTTGGGGTTTTATATCTGTTGACCGGCCTTGCAGCATTTGCATTCCTTATTTTCGTTGCATTCAGTAAAAATGGACAGGTAAAACTTGGCGATGCAGAAGACGAGAAAGAATTTGGAACCTTTTCATGGGCTGCTATGCTGTTTGCCGCGGGGATCGGTTCAAGTATTCTTTATTGGGGGATGATCGAGTGGGCTTACTACTATCAGGGACCTCCGTTCGGAATCGAGGCTGGTTCGAAACAAGCTGTGGAATGGGCGTCCAGCTACGGAATCTTCCACTGGGGGCCAATTGCCTGGGCGATTTACACCTTGCCGGCATTACCTATTGCCTATTTTTATTACGTCCGCAAAAAACCGGTTTTAAAAATAAGTGAGGCGTCCAGACCAGTGTTGGGCAGACTCGTTGATGGTCCGGTTGGCGTTATTGTAGACGTTCTGTTTATGTTCGGACTCATGGGCGGTGCAGGTACAACACTTGCACTGGGAACACCGATGATTGCCCAAGGGGTGAATGACATTACCGGTATTCCGGTAACGCTTGGCATGAAGGCTGTCATTATGCTGGTATGTACTGCTATCTTTGCTGTCAGCGCCTACTCTGGCATCCGACGCGGCATTAAAATTCTCAGTGACATCAACCTGTGGCTTGCTATTTTTGTACTCCTGTTTATCTTTGTATTCGGTCCGACATTGTTTATCAGTGAAACAACTTTTACAAGTATCGGGCTGATTATGGATAACTTTTTCAAAATGGCCACATGGCTGGAACCATTCGCGAATCTAAGCGGATTTCATGAAACCGGATTTCCGGAAGCGTGGACGATCTTTTACTGGGCATGGTGGGTTGTTTATGCACCATTTGTCGGGTTATTCGTTGCCCGGATTTCCCGGGGCCGGACGATTCGTGAAATGGTTCTGGGAACAATGATATATGGAACAATTGGCTGTATTCTGTTTTTCGGTATTATGGGGAATTTCGGCTTGTATTTACAACTTACCGGAAGCTTTGATGTGATCGGTTTTATGAATGAGAATGGTGCACCGGCAGCGATTATTGCTATATTGCATCAGCTGCCAATGGCTAATGTCATGGTTGCTTTGTTTACTGTACTGGCAATTATCTTCCTGGCAACGACCTTTGATTCATCTTCCTACATTCTAGCGGCGGTCGTGCAGAAAGAGGTAAGGAATGAACCACTTCGCTGGAACCGGCTTTTTTGGGCGTTCACATTATGCCTATTGCCGCTTGTACTGATGTTTGTCGGTGACCTGGAAACATTGCAGACAGCCAGTATTGTCGCTGGATTCCCTGTTATTTTTATCATGGGACTACTCGCATGGTCCTTTATGAAGGCATCCAACAGTGACATCAGGGAATCAAAAGATTATGAACCGCCAACCATTCATATCAATCGCCGTGAGATTCTGGAGCGAATACGCCGTCGTAAAGAAACAAAGCGAAAACGCTCAGCACTTGAGGCAATGCAGGATAAGAATATTGAGGACTAG
- a CDS encoding ribonucleoside-diphosphate reductase subunit alpha, whose product MITKQMNYTSQLIEQATEGLNVDKKAFLEKSSRENSHESLIKFALEQMDEAAPDWTFTASRIYLDQLYKEAAANRGNDVGYGDFHYLLETLTEKGIYTDQLLQIYTKDEIEILAEQIKPKRDNLFNYLGLYTLATRYLARDHDKKIYELPQERWMVIAMHLMQNEDPIRRMEFVTEAYWALSNLYMTVATPTLTNAGKTHGQLSSCFIDTVDDSLQSIYDSNTDIAKLSKNGGGIGVYMGKIRSRGSSIKGFKNMSSGVVPWIKQLNNTAVNVDQLGTRKGAIAIYLDVWHQDIEAFLDLKLNNGDDRMRAHDIFTGVCLPDYFMEQVEKRGDWYLFDPHEVRQVMGYSLEDFFDEESGAGSFRERYLECAASPLLTKRTVPAIDIMKRIMKSQLESGTPFMFYRDEVNRHNANPHKGMIYCSNLCTEITQNQSPTEFLEEYVEAEDTIVQKYKSGDYVVCNLSSINLGRAVPDDVLERLIPIQVRMLDNVIDINTLPIKQTRLTNRKYRAIGLGTFGWHHLLAKKDVHWETDEAVSYADQLYEKIAYLAVRESMELSKEKGSYPAFAGSKWASGRYFSDKNYTGEAWDALKAEVAEHGIRNGYLMAVAPNSSTSMIAGSTASIDPVFKPFYFEEKKDFKIAAAAPELDHQTYDIYRKSAYILDQRWSIRQNAARQKHIDQSISFNFYVPNTIKASVLLDLHLLAWKEGLKTTYYVRSTANDIEECVWCES is encoded by the coding sequence ATGATAACAAAGCAGATGAATTATACTTCACAATTAATTGAACAGGCAACAGAAGGTCTGAATGTGGATAAGAAGGCATTTCTGGAGAAGTCATCCCGAGAAAATTCGCATGAAAGCCTGATAAAATTTGCTTTGGAACAGATGGATGAAGCAGCTCCGGACTGGACTTTTACGGCAAGCAGGATCTACCTTGATCAACTATATAAAGAAGCAGCAGCCAACCGGGGGAATGATGTCGGTTACGGGGATTTTCATTATTTACTGGAAACTCTGACTGAGAAAGGAATCTACACTGACCAGTTACTGCAAATATACACGAAAGATGAGATTGAGATTTTGGCTGAACAAATCAAGCCGAAGCGGGATAATCTATTTAACTATTTGGGACTTTATACGTTGGCAACAAGGTACTTGGCACGCGACCACGATAAAAAAATATACGAGCTGCCCCAGGAACGGTGGATGGTCATCGCGATGCACCTTATGCAGAATGAGGATCCCATCCGGCGTATGGAATTTGTGACCGAAGCGTATTGGGCATTGAGCAATTTGTACATGACAGTGGCAACACCGACCCTTACGAATGCCGGTAAGACACATGGGCAGCTATCCAGCTGTTTCATTGATACAGTCGATGACAGCTTACAGTCCATTTACGACAGTAACACGGATATCGCCAAGCTTTCGAAAAATGGCGGTGGAATTGGTGTATATATGGGAAAAATCCGCAGCCGCGGCAGTTCGATTAAAGGTTTTAAAAATATGTCCAGCGGGGTCGTACCATGGATCAAGCAGTTGAATAATACGGCGGTAAATGTTGATCAGCTTGGCACACGAAAAGGTGCAATTGCCATTTACCTTGATGTGTGGCATCAGGATATTGAGGCGTTCCTTGATTTGAAGCTGAATAATGGGGATGACCGCATGCGTGCGCACGATATTTTTACAGGAGTATGTTTGCCCGACTATTTCATGGAACAGGTGGAAAAGCGGGGAGACTGGTATTTGTTTGACCCGCATGAGGTAAGGCAGGTAATGGGCTATTCCCTCGAAGATTTTTTTGACGAGGAATCAGGAGCGGGAAGTTTTCGCGAACGGTATCTGGAATGTGCCGCATCGCCGTTGTTAACAAAACGAACAGTACCTGCGATTGACATTATGAAGCGGATTATGAAATCACAGCTTGAATCCGGGACGCCGTTCATGTTTTACCGTGATGAAGTTAACCGGCACAATGCGAACCCGCATAAAGGTATGATTTATTGCTCTAATCTGTGCACTGAAATCACACAAAACCAGTCACCGACTGAGTTTTTGGAGGAATATGTGGAGGCAGAGGATACGATTGTACAAAAATATAAGTCCGGAGATTATGTTGTCTGCAACTTGAGTTCCATTAATTTGGGACGTGCGGTGCCGGATGATGTGCTGGAGCGGCTTATTCCAATCCAGGTCCGTATGCTGGATAATGTGATTGACATTAATACATTGCCGATTAAGCAAACGCGCTTAACTAATCGGAAATATCGGGCAATAGGGCTTGGCACATTCGGTTGGCATCATTTGCTTGCCAAGAAAGATGTGCATTGGGAAACAGATGAAGCGGTATCGTATGCTGATCAACTTTACGAAAAAATAGCGTATTTGGCGGTTCGGGAAAGTATGGAACTGAGTAAGGAAAAGGGAAGCTATCCGGCTTTTGCGGGAAGTAAATGGGCATCCGGCCGTTATTTTTCTGATAAAAATTACACCGGTGAAGCGTGGGATGCACTAAAAGCAGAAGTTGCCGAACATGGTATCCGAAATGGTTACCTGATGGCTGTTGCACCTAATTCATCAACGTCGATGATTGCCGGATCGACTGCCAGCATTGATCCTGTTTTTAAGCCATTTTATTTTGAAGAAAAAAAAGACTTTAAAATAGCTGCTGCAGCACCGGAACTTGACCATCAGACATACGATATTTACCGGAAATCAGCTTATATACTTGATCAGCGCTGGTCAATCCGCCAGAATGCTGCACGGCAGAAGCACATTGATCAAAGCATATCGTTTAATTTTTATGTGCCAAATACAATCAAGGCATCGGTACTGCTTGATTTACATCTTTTGGCCTGGAAAGAAGGGCTGAAGACGACGTATTATGTCCGGTCCACTGCCAATGATATCGAAGAATGTGTGTGGTGTGAAAGTTGA
- a CDS encoding AAA family ATPase, with protein MGVVSLHKEIERLKKSIGKVLLGKEKTAELVMIGLLCRGHVLLEDVPGTGKTMLAKSMAKSISGKFKRIQFTPDVLPSDVTGIQFFNPKEQSFELRPGPVMTNILLADEINRATPRTQSSLLEVMEEQQVTIEGETLSIEPPFIVLATQNPIESQGTFPLPEAQMDRFLMQIRVGYPTRDQEKEMMHRYRNQEPINALEEIFSLEEIINLQKQVKEVEISDVVEDYLLSIVRGTRKSELTDTGVSPRGTLAFMRAVQAKAFVQGRNYVIPEDVKEMAPIVLAHRLVLSLEGEMSKTKPQVLEMLLDEVEVPVESGAVQQ; from the coding sequence ATGGGGGTCGTCAGTTTGCATAAAGAGATAGAACGATTAAAAAAGAGTATCGGAAAAGTTCTTTTAGGGAAGGAGAAAACAGCTGAACTGGTGATGATCGGGTTACTCTGCCGCGGACATGTGCTTTTGGAGGATGTGCCCGGAACCGGTAAAACGATGTTGGCGAAAAGTATGGCGAAATCGATCAGTGGAAAGTTTAAGCGGATTCAGTTTACACCGGATGTCCTGCCAAGTGATGTAACGGGGATACAGTTTTTCAATCCAAAGGAACAAAGCTTTGAATTGCGCCCTGGGCCTGTTATGACAAACATTTTACTGGCTGATGAAATAAACCGTGCCACACCAAGAACCCAGTCCAGTTTACTTGAGGTGATGGAAGAACAGCAAGTGACGATTGAGGGAGAAACGCTGTCAATTGAGCCGCCATTTATTGTGCTGGCAACGCAGAACCCTATTGAATCTCAAGGTACTTTTCCGCTCCCCGAAGCACAGATGGATCGCTTTCTGATGCAAATTCGAGTCGGATATCCTACGCGCGATCAGGAAAAAGAGATGATGCACCGGTACCGGAATCAGGAACCGATTAATGCACTGGAAGAGATTTTTTCACTTGAGGAAATCATAAATTTGCAGAAACAGGTGAAGGAAGTGGAGATTTCAGATGTGGTGGAAGATTATCTGCTGTCAATTGTGCGGGGGACAAGGAAATCGGAGTTGACCGATACCGGCGTTAGTCCGCGTGGAACACTTGCTTTTATGCGGGCAGTCCAGGCAAAGGCGTTTGTACAAGGCAGGAATTATGTCATTCCGGAAGATGTAAAAGAAATGGCGCCCATTGTGCTTGCCCATCGCCTCGTCCTTTCACTTGAGGGGGAAATGAGCAAAACAAAACCGCAAGTACTGGAAATGCTGCTTGATGAAGTCGAAGTTCCGGTGGAATCAGGGGCGGTCCAGCAATGA
- a CDS encoding DUF58 domain-containing protein codes for MNWHRTINVLFAMQLLTAAAVLFFISLYQQKPMLVLLAFLIVLVIALPHLYLKRISNTIHLANPEQQVKLFSGQEDGMHITLENRSRLPIFSGKLLFSIQDNIMFVNLKQEGQTKKRSHFSLRFNLAGKQKADFKFQASGLKRGVGRVSGINMTIRDLLGVGTLQMGYDSFFHSEVIVFPELRAVGGLHQLKKFEQGVQPMQFSLFEDVTASIGSRGYAPGDPFNRIHWKASAKSTQLQTKQFEKTTGMEWMFVLNLSRDRIDLANKSDDLERNISSIAYMCKYATARGIPYGIFTNIKVRGQDFIMQLKPGEGRNQLSRALELLARINFNSITVKQEMLFAYVDRVMFRPPVVILFNCGRQEQELRYYQKWEKRGAALFEVEHKADASYIVKASRKREAIS; via the coding sequence ATGAATTGGCACCGGACCATAAACGTTTTATTTGCAATGCAACTCTTAACTGCTGCAGCTGTATTATTTTTTATTTCACTGTACCAGCAAAAGCCGATGCTCGTGTTGCTGGCATTTCTGATAGTGCTTGTCATTGCACTTCCGCATTTGTATTTGAAAAGAATTTCAAACACCATCCATTTGGCAAACCCCGAGCAACAGGTGAAATTGTTTAGCGGACAGGAAGATGGCATGCACATTACCCTTGAGAACCGCAGCAGACTGCCGATTTTCAGCGGGAAATTGCTGTTCAGTATTCAGGATAATATCATGTTTGTAAATTTAAAGCAGGAAGGACAAACGAAAAAAAGAAGTCATTTTTCTCTCCGTTTTAATCTTGCCGGTAAGCAAAAGGCGGATTTTAAGTTCCAGGCAAGCGGACTGAAAAGGGGTGTTGGCCGTGTGAGCGGCATTAACATGACGATTCGTGATCTGCTTGGGGTTGGAACGCTGCAAATGGGATATGATTCATTTTTTCACTCGGAGGTTATTGTGTTTCCTGAATTAAGAGCTGTTGGAGGACTTCATCAGCTGAAAAAATTTGAACAAGGTGTACAGCCGATGCAATTTTCATTGTTTGAGGATGTAACAGCTTCAATTGGCAGCAGGGGCTATGCACCCGGGGATCCTTTTAATAGGATCCATTGGAAGGCGAGTGCTAAATCAACTCAGCTCCAGACAAAACAATTCGAGAAAACGACTGGCATGGAATGGATGTTTGTGCTTAATTTGAGCAGAGATAGGATAGATCTTGCTAATAAATCGGACGACCTTGAAAGAAACATCAGTTCCATTGCGTACATGTGCAAATACGCCACTGCCAGAGGGATTCCCTATGGCATTTTTACAAATATCAAAGTACGCGGACAGGATTTTATTATGCAACTGAAGCCGGGTGAAGGCAGGAACCAGCTTTCCAGGGCCCTTGAGTTGTTGGCGCGAATTAACTTTAACAGTATAACGGTCAAACAGGAAATGTTGTTTGCCTATGTGGACAGGGTGATGTTCCGGCCGCCGGTTGTTATTTTATTTAATTGTGGCAGGCAGGAACAGGAATTGCGTTATTATCAGAAATGGGAAAAGAGAGGTGCAGCATTATTTGAAGTGGAACATAAGGCTGATGCCTCCTATATTGTAAAAGCCTCCAGGAAAAGGGAGGCAATTTCATGA
- a CDS encoding N-acetylmuramoyl-L-alanine amidase — MKMRSFTAGISLMLLFFIFIPAVHADSGKTYEVGANNLNVRTAPSHSAQVIGQLNDGDRVVVFQKAFGWVQTYYGGQEAWVASQFLYPANGQSNANSGSATVSNSTPEKITVTATEVRIRTGPGTNHDIIGYTSNGDTYNLVKSTNNWNKVVLGDGSSGWIAGWLTDHSNGNSPAPKNDTNNSNSTSNNDTEPKSSNPANGSLEGYNIVLDPGHGGKDPGAIGIGGVFEKNVIMNTVDNVARELRAAGATVILTRDNDYFLSLEERVDLSNAYNTHAFISLHYNAYPILGINGFSTHFYAGGKNRQLATDIQSGLRQNTSLYSRGIMQSDYHVLRENSDLAVLVELGFITNPNDLATARTNAYQNNAADGIVQGLLNYFNE, encoded by the coding sequence ATGAAAATGCGTTCGTTTACAGCAGGTATTAGTTTGATGTTATTATTTTTCATTTTTATACCGGCTGTGCACGCTGACAGCGGCAAAACCTATGAAGTTGGAGCAAACAATTTGAACGTACGAACAGCGCCATCTCACAGCGCCCAGGTTATCGGGCAATTAAATGATGGTGACAGAGTAGTAGTTTTCCAAAAGGCTTTTGGATGGGTGCAAACCTATTATGGAGGTCAGGAAGCTTGGGTAGCGTCACAATTTTTGTACCCCGCAAATGGTCAGTCAAACGCCAATTCCGGCTCTGCGACAGTATCCAATAGTACCCCGGAAAAAATCACCGTGACGGCAACTGAAGTCAGGATAAGAACCGGTCCCGGAACAAACCATGACATCATTGGCTACACTTCCAACGGAGATACATACAACCTGGTTAAGTCAACTAATAATTGGAACAAAGTAGTGCTCGGTGATGGATCATCAGGCTGGATTGCTGGGTGGCTGACAGACCACAGTAATGGAAACAGCCCTGCACCAAAAAACGATACAAACAACAGTAATTCAACCAGCAATAACGACACCGAACCGAAGAGCAGCAATCCTGCCAATGGTTCACTGGAAGGTTACAATATTGTACTGGACCCAGGTCATGGCGGCAAGGATCCAGGTGCAATCGGTATTGGCGGTGTTTTTGAAAAAAACGTTATTATGAACACAGTAGATAATGTAGCCCGTGAATTACGTGCTGCAGGTGCAACCGTGATTTTAACGCGTGACAACGATTATTTCCTTTCACTTGAGGAGCGGGTGGACTTGAGCAATGCATACAATACACATGCATTCATCAGTCTCCACTATAATGCATACCCGATCCTGGGAATTAACGGTTTTAGCACACATTTTTATGCAGGCGGAAAGAACCGTCAACTGGCGACTGACATTCAGTCCGGATTGAGACAGAATACTTCGCTGTACAGCCGCGGGATTATGCAAAGTGATTATCACGTGCTGCGCGAAAACAGTGATTTGGCTGTGCTCGTCGAGTTGGGATTCATCACCAATCCTAACGACCTGGCAACAGCCCGGACAAATGCCTATCAAAACAATGCAGCGGATGGAATTGTCCAAGGATTATTGAATTATTTTAATGAATAA